Proteins found in one Legionella pneumophila subsp. pascullei genomic segment:
- the mltG gene encoding endolytic transglycosylase MltG, with protein sequence MQFSRHKKLVIFVLSLFFMSFLFLFWNVYRLLYTPIIPKSAVPMIITLDRAASAYQFAYILQDKKLISSAKFFLLIIRFEGLSHQLKAGVYQIAPGETAMKLLKRVVAGDVITQNFTIIEGSTQQRVDYDLRQANYLKYNPEDWSIVKENYPSAEGLLLADTYQYQGGSSSKALLQQAHRNLLNYLNVSWINRAPNLPYKTPYELLIAASIIEKETAIAQERKLISGVMVNRLKKKMPLQMDPTVIYGLGSQYTGKLTHNDLLIESPYNSYLNRGLPPTPIAMVGKEAIDAAAHPQLSNYLYFVAKGDGTHQFSETYEQQRQAINQYRRKDY encoded by the coding sequence ATGCAATTTTCTAGACATAAAAAACTGGTTATTTTTGTTTTATCTTTGTTTTTTATGTCTTTTTTATTTTTATTTTGGAATGTATATCGTTTATTGTATACGCCAATAATTCCGAAAAGTGCTGTTCCAATGATTATAACCTTGGATAGAGCAGCGTCTGCTTATCAATTTGCCTATATCTTGCAAGATAAAAAATTAATAAGTTCCGCAAAATTTTTTCTATTGATTATTCGTTTTGAAGGATTATCACATCAATTAAAGGCAGGTGTGTACCAAATTGCCCCTGGCGAAACTGCAATGAAACTGCTAAAGCGAGTAGTAGCTGGTGATGTAATTACGCAAAATTTTACGATTATCGAAGGATCTACACAGCAGAGAGTAGATTATGACTTAAGACAAGCTAATTATTTGAAATACAATCCAGAGGATTGGTCAATAGTAAAAGAAAATTATCCAAGTGCAGAAGGATTACTGCTTGCAGACACTTATCAATATCAGGGTGGGAGTAGTAGTAAGGCATTATTACAACAAGCTCATCGAAATTTATTAAATTATTTGAATGTCAGTTGGATAAACAGAGCACCAAATTTGCCTTATAAGACTCCTTATGAGCTGTTGATTGCTGCGTCAATTATTGAAAAAGAAACTGCAATTGCCCAAGAAAGAAAGTTAATCTCTGGTGTAATGGTAAACAGGCTAAAGAAAAAAATGCCATTACAAATGGATCCCACTGTTATTTATGGGCTTGGAAGTCAATATACAGGAAAATTAACACATAATGATTTGCTAATTGAATCACCATATAATTCTTATTTGAACAGAGGATTACCTCCTACCCCAATAGCAATGGTCGGTAAAGAGGCAATAGATGCTGCTGCACATCCACAATTATCCAATTATTTGTATTTTGTTGCGAAAGGGGATGGTACTCACCAATTCTCTGAAACCTATGAGCAACAAAGACAAGCAATTAACCAATATAGACGCAAGGATTATTAA
- a CDS encoding PilZ domain-containing protein, with the protein MTEKPQLINCSFPNEATLYIAYMPFVKGGGLFIRTQHVYPLGQSLELSVKLLNENEPYLVAGKVVWITPKGAQGNKPPGVGVQFTGENSRYLCNKIETYLAGMLKSCQVTDTI; encoded by the coding sequence ATGACCGAAAAACCACAGCTTATAAACTGCTCATTTCCCAATGAAGCAACTTTATATATAGCTTATATGCCTTTTGTGAAAGGTGGCGGTCTTTTTATAAGAACTCAACACGTTTATCCTTTAGGACAATCACTTGAATTATCGGTTAAGTTACTCAATGAAAATGAACCTTATTTGGTCGCTGGTAAAGTAGTCTGGATTACTCCTAAAGGTGCGCAAGGTAATAAGCCTCCGGGAGTTGGTGTTCAATTTACTGGAGAAAATAGTCGTTATTTATGTAATAAGATAGAAACCTATTTGGCGGGAATGTTAAAATCATGTCAGGTTACAGATACTATCTAG
- the tmk gene encoding dTMP kinase, producing MSSLTGKLIVIEGLEGAGKSTAVNLVVELLSQKKISTITTREPGGTIIGEILRSIIKNPEYNNVLDDRSELLLLYAARIQLIEQVIKPALSQGQWVIADRFELSTLAYQGGGRKMDMRIINELSNFCLKGFKPDLTLYLDINPELGMERAKSRGKFDRIEQESIEFFHRIHNTYHILVKKNPEIIMIDANRPLEEVQYSIQSVIEEFIEHSI from the coding sequence ATGTCATCGTTAACCGGGAAGTTGATAGTTATTGAAGGTTTGGAAGGAGCAGGGAAATCTACAGCTGTCAATTTGGTTGTTGAACTGTTATCCCAAAAAAAAATCAGTACTATCACAACCAGAGAGCCTGGAGGAACAATAATAGGTGAAATTTTAAGAAGTATTATCAAAAATCCAGAGTACAATAATGTTCTGGATGATAGAAGTGAATTATTACTCCTGTACGCTGCAAGAATACAATTGATTGAGCAAGTGATAAAACCCGCTTTAAGTCAGGGACAGTGGGTTATTGCTGATCGATTTGAGCTTTCTACTTTAGCTTATCAGGGAGGTGGTCGCAAAATGGATATGCGGATTATTAATGAGCTATCGAATTTTTGTTTAAAGGGATTCAAACCCGATCTCACTTTATACTTGGACATTAATCCTGAGCTTGGTATGGAAAGAGCAAAATCAAGGGGGAAATTTGACAGGATTGAGCAGGAATCTATCGAATTTTTTCATAGAATACATAATACATATCATATTCTTGTCAAAAAAAATCCTGAAATTATCATGATTGATGCTAACAGACCTTTAGAGGAGGTTCAATACTCCATACAATCAGTAATCGAGGAGTTTATAGAGCATAGCATATGA
- a CDS encoding DNA polymerase III subunit delta': MITYEEQWQKMQMALAIGRIPQAMLFLGSLHGGLIEFTTQAIKLLLCKIKQNEPCLTCMDCQMIGRFEHPDVEWIKPEKSGGIIKIDQIRGLQNTAFLTPQRTNHKLIIIESAESMNIAASNALLKILEEPAKHTIFILLAQQINNIPPTVLSRCQMTQFSVFDELSCNNLLALGEYYTQESNSTMLLKHSESILEGLIAIVELREHPCALAAQWIQYELSTFLWFLYLVYSQIQYMHLFQVVYSGTLAKQLNKLSSLLNPVMIFAQIDKINTLLRKLSHNMNINHTLVLEDLLFSLIVDY; this comes from the coding sequence ATGATTACTTATGAAGAACAATGGCAGAAAATGCAAATGGCATTGGCGATAGGGCGAATTCCTCAAGCCATGCTATTTTTAGGTTCTTTACATGGTGGTCTTATAGAATTTACTACTCAAGCGATCAAATTACTCTTGTGTAAAATAAAGCAGAATGAACCTTGTTTGACTTGCATGGATTGTCAAATGATAGGGCGTTTTGAGCATCCAGATGTAGAATGGATTAAGCCTGAAAAAAGTGGTGGAATTATTAAAATTGATCAAATTAGGGGATTGCAGAACACGGCGTTTCTAACACCACAAAGGACTAATCATAAACTAATCATTATCGAATCTGCTGAATCAATGAATATTGCCGCATCAAATGCCCTATTGAAAATTCTGGAAGAGCCAGCGAAACATACAATCTTTATTTTGTTAGCACAGCAAATTAATAATATACCGCCGACTGTATTAAGCCGATGCCAAATGACACAATTTTCTGTTTTTGATGAATTGTCTTGTAATAATTTATTGGCTTTAGGGGAGTACTATACACAGGAATCAAATAGTACAATGCTCCTCAAGCATTCAGAATCCATTTTAGAAGGCTTGATTGCAATCGTTGAATTAAGAGAGCATCCATGTGCTTTGGCTGCGCAATGGATTCAATATGAATTAAGTACTTTTTTGTGGTTTTTATATTTGGTCTATTCTCAAATACAGTATATGCATTTGTTTCAAGTAGTTTATTCTGGTACGTTAGCAAAACAATTAAATAAGCTCTCCTCATTACTCAATCCGGTAATGATTTTTGCTCAAATAGATAAAATCAACACTTTGTTAAGAAAATTAAGCCATAATATGAATATAAATCATACATTGGTTTTAGAAGATTTATTATTTTCTTTGATTGTTGATTATTAA
- a CDS encoding anhydro-N-acetylmuramic acid kinase, which translates to MSLYVGLMSGTSMDGIDAALLELPSNQLIHGITKQYSNDVRKNLDDLILGKYLTLASICQLNTLIGREFAEAVRQLLIEIKVHPKEIQAIGSHGQTVCHDTSGNIPYTLQLGCGHTISSLTGITVVADFRTRDLVNGGQGAPFAPLYHQQIFSRVNEPVAIVNIGGIANVTFIAKNQLTTGWDIGPGNCLMDAWIYKNKGALYDKSGAWGSQGEVIRPLLEHLLQDSFFHLDSPKSIGKEYFSLSWLQKHLKPDYTPVNIQATLLALTAHAIAETILNTSNEVKQLYLCGGGAHNTHLKETLAGLLPGMAVKSIAELGFSPDYLEAMMFAWLAAQTINQIPVDLTSITGAKGIAILGAVYPIIKSY; encoded by the coding sequence ATGAGCTTATATGTCGGTTTGATGTCAGGTACCAGTATGGATGGCATAGATGCTGCTTTGCTTGAGCTTCCGTCCAATCAATTAATTCACGGAATTACTAAACAATATAGTAATGACGTCAGGAAAAACCTTGATGATTTAATCTTGGGTAAGTATTTAACACTGGCTTCGATTTGCCAACTGAATACTCTAATTGGCAGGGAGTTTGCAGAAGCAGTTCGTCAACTCTTGATTGAAATAAAAGTACATCCAAAAGAAATTCAGGCTATTGGCAGTCATGGCCAAACAGTCTGCCATGACACAAGTGGAAATATTCCATATACTTTGCAGCTGGGTTGTGGACATACTATTTCTTCTTTAACTGGCATTACCGTTGTAGCTGACTTTAGAACAAGGGATTTGGTAAATGGAGGTCAAGGAGCGCCTTTTGCTCCCCTTTATCATCAACAGATATTTTCCAGAGTAAATGAGCCTGTTGCAATTGTTAACATTGGTGGTATTGCTAATGTTACTTTCATTGCAAAGAACCAATTGACTACAGGTTGGGATATAGGACCAGGCAATTGCCTGATGGATGCATGGATATATAAGAACAAAGGAGCTCTCTATGATAAAAGCGGTGCATGGGGCAGCCAGGGTGAAGTGATTCGTCCTCTACTTGAACACTTGTTACAAGATTCATTTTTCCATTTGGATTCGCCTAAAAGTATAGGAAAAGAATATTTTTCTTTATCCTGGCTACAAAAACATTTAAAACCGGATTATACACCAGTAAATATTCAGGCTACCTTATTGGCGCTTACAGCCCATGCTATAGCAGAAACGATATTAAATACATCTAATGAAGTGAAACAATTATATCTCTGTGGAGGAGGGGCCCATAATACGCATTTGAAAGAGACTTTAGCAGGTCTATTGCCTGGGATGGCAGTGAAAAGCATAGCAGAGTTAGGGTTTAGTCCTGATTATCTCGAAGCAATGATGTTTGCATGGTTAGCGGCACAGACTATTAACCAAATCCCTGTCGACTTAACATCAATAACAGGAGCTAAAGGTATTGCAATTTTGGGTGCAGTGTATCCTATAATAAAATCATATTGA
- a CDS encoding TatD family hydrolase: MLVDSHCHLNFIDLTYFNHDLAQVINQARENGVEHFLSVCVELSDYPQLEHLAKDYPDISISVGVHPNSEMNYPVTAQMLCELAQNPACIAIGETGLDYYRNPTEEAQSLQRDRFREHIKAALITAKPLIIHTRQAAEDTLLMMAEEGASQIGGVMHCFAEDLEIAQRAIDLNFYISFSGIVTFKNALSLQEVATQIPLERILIETDSPYLAPVPHRGKQNHPALVKHVAETIAQLRGMDFQEIAEITTNNFYNCFNIKRQA, encoded by the coding sequence GTGCTAGTAGACTCTCATTGTCATTTAAATTTTATCGATTTAACTTATTTTAATCATGATCTTGCTCAAGTAATCAATCAGGCTCGCGAGAATGGGGTAGAGCATTTCTTATCTGTTTGTGTTGAGTTGAGCGATTATCCTCAATTAGAGCATTTGGCTAAAGATTATCCTGATATTAGCATTTCTGTTGGAGTACATCCGAATAGTGAAATGAATTATCCTGTTACTGCACAGATGTTATGTGAATTGGCTCAAAATCCTGCCTGTATTGCTATAGGAGAAACAGGACTTGATTACTATCGTAATCCAACTGAAGAAGCTCAATCTTTACAAAGGGATCGCTTCAGAGAACATATCAAGGCCGCACTTATAACTGCCAAGCCGTTAATTATTCATACCCGGCAAGCAGCTGAAGATACTTTGCTGATGATGGCTGAGGAAGGGGCTAGTCAGATAGGTGGCGTCATGCATTGTTTTGCTGAAGACTTGGAGATTGCTCAAAGAGCAATTGATTTGAATTTTTATATATCATTCTCCGGAATAGTTACTTTTAAAAATGCTCTTTCCTTGCAAGAAGTAGCCACACAGATACCTTTAGAGAGAATATTGATAGAGACAGACTCTCCTTATTTGGCCCCAGTTCCACACAGGGGAAAGCAAAATCATCCCGCCTTAGTGAAGCATGTTGCAGAAACTATCGCACAACTCAGAGGAATGGACTTCCAAGAGATAGCAGAAATTACTACAAACAATTTCTACAATTGTTTTAATATCAAACGACAAGCATAA